Within the Nocardioides humi genome, the region GCTGCGTGCGGTCGGCGACGCCGTCGCGCAGCCGGCCGGCCAGCGCCTGCCGGCGGCGGGAGAGATCGGAGAGCGTACGGCGCGCGCCGGCCGCCCAGGAGCGGGGACCCTTCATCGACTCATCGGCCGCCCACCGGCTCCAGGGGGACGGAGACCCGCTCGAGGACCCGGCGGACGACCTCCTCGGTGGTCGTGCCGCGGAAGTCCTCCTCGGGGTCGAGGACCATCCGGTGCGCCAGCACCGGGATCGCCAGGGTCTTCACGTCGTCGGGGACGACATAGCTGCGGCCGTAGGACAGCGCCCACGCCCGGGCCGCGCGGACCAGGGCGAGGCCGGCCCGGACGCTGGTGCCGAGGACGACCTCGGAGGCCTCCCGGGTGCCCTCGGTGATGCTGGAGACGTACTCGTAGACCGCCGGCTCGACGTGGACCTGCTGGGCGAGGCGGATCAGGTGCAGCACGTTGTCGCCGCTGATGATGGGGTGCAGGACGGCGGCGGCCTTGCCCTTCGGGGCGTTGGCGAGGATCTCGACGGTGTGGGCGTGGTCGGGATAGCCGAGCGAGGTCTTGACCAGGAACCGGTCGAGCTGGGCCTCGGGCAGCCGGTAGGTGCCGGCCTGCTCGATCGGGTTCTGGGTCGCGATCACCATGAAGGGCTGGTCGACCTGGTGGGTGACGCCGTCGACGGTGACCTGGTTCTCCTCCATCACCTCCAGCAGCGCCGACTGGGTCTTCGGCGAGGCGCGGTTGATCTCGTCGGCCAGGACCACGTTGGAGAAGATCGGACCCTGGTGGAACTCGAACTGCTGGCTGCGCTGGTCGAAGATCGTCACGCCGGTGACATCGCTCGGGAGCAGGTCGGGCGTGAACTGGATCCGGTGGTGGTCGCCCTGGATCGTCTGCGCGATCGCCCGCGCCAGCGAGGTCTTGCCCGTGCCCGGGTAGTCCTCGAGCAGCAGGTGCCCCTCGGCGAGCAGGGTGACGAAGGCGAGCCGGACGACCTCGGTCTTGCCGACGATGGCCTGCTCGACGTTGGCGACGAGCTGGGCGAAGGTCTGCGAGAACCACTCGGTCTCTTCGGCGGTGAGCGACATGGCGTCCTTTCGGGCGATCAGCGGGAGGAGGTCAGTTCTTCGGCGCGGTGCGGGTCTCGTCACGGACGGTGACGGTGGCGTTCCCGGAGCCGGTGAACCAGCAGCCGTCGCCGCCGGCGTAGAACCAGAGCCGGCCGTTGCCGTCCGCGGTCACGTCGCGGCTGAGCGACCCGCAGGTGTCGGGATTGGGCTGGATGCCGGAGGAGATGGTGACCTGCGCGGGCTGGCTCGATCTCAGGAAGCCGTACCCCTCGACCTTCAGCTTGCACCGCAGGCCGCACTCGAACTTGACCGTGAGGTCCTGGTTCTTCGACGCGGCGGTCAGGGAGACCGGGTCGCTGAACTGCCGGTCGTCGGTCGCGGACGAGATCGTCCGGGCCCGGATGGTCCGCTGCGTGCCGCCCTCCGGCACCTCGACCTGGAAGGTCCCGCTGACGGTCTGCCAGTTCGCCCCGCCGTCGGTGCTGACCTGCACCCCGGTGACGGGCCGGCCGTTCTCGGCGCCCGACTGGATCGGGAAGTCGACCAGGTAGTAGCCGTTGCTCGTGGTGTCGGTGAGCCGCGGCGCGCCGGGCTTGCCCCAGGTGTCGACGTCGCCGAGCTGGGTCGGCTGGCCCTCCACGGAGCGGTCGCCGTTGTAGGTCACCGCCCACACCTTGACGTAGTGGCGCCCGTTCTCCGGGAAGGTGATCCGCTGGCCGCCCCCGGGGGCCGACCCGACCGTGGTCGACCAGCCGGTGCTGGACTGCACGACGTAGTGGCGGATCCCGAGGCCGCCGTCGTCGGCGGGCGGGTCCCAGGCGAGGACCGCGGTCCGGTCGGACGGCGACTCCCCGACCTGGCGCAGGTTGCGCACGGGCCCGGCCTTGGTCCACGGCCGTCCCGAGACGCTCGGGCTGCGGTCGCTGGTCCCGGCGTCGTTGGTCGCCGCCACCGTGAACGTGAACGTCTGCCCCTTCCGGATCCCGTCGCTCGGGTCGAAGGTCTTCGAGGAGGCGGAGGCGTCGACGACGTACGTGCCCCGGTTGCAGCCGTTGCAGGTGATCGTGTAGCTCGTCACGTCGTTGCCGTTGCTCTGCGACTGCGACCACTTGGCCCAGTCGATGCGCACCCACGGCTGCTCGGTGTAGTTGTCGGCCTCGCTCGCCGTCAGCTGCGGGGGCGCGCCCGAGCGCATCGGGATGCCGAAGGGCGTCGCGGACTTCGAGGCGTCCGAGAACTGCCGCCGCGGCTCCACCTCGTTGACCGCCCGGATCTCGAAGGCGTACGGCGTCCCGTTGCTCAGGCCGGGGATCACCATCGAGGTGGCGCTTCCCGACGCCTGCCAGGTCCGGCTGCTGCCGGCCTCCTTGATCTCGTACGCCGTGATCGGCGAGCCCTCGTTGCGCGGCGGGGTCCAGCGGACGGTCAGCTGGCGGTCCATCTTGCCGCCGGTGGGCTTCGGCTCGACGACGATGGTGGGCGGGGTCATCAGGTCGGGCGCCTTGTTGGGGACGATCTCCTCCGACGACGGGCTCTCCTGGCCCCATCCCTCGCTGTTCCGGGCGCGCACGGTGAAGGTGTAGGCCTCGCCCGGCGTCAGGCCGACGAGGCGGCAGGTGGTCGCCGTGCAGCTCTGCCGGAAGTCGTGGTCGCCGATGACCTCGTACTCCTCGATGGGGGCGCCGTTGTCCTCGGGCTCGCGCCACGACAGCACCGCCGAGGACGCCTCGACCGAGGACAGGGTCGGGCGCTGGGGGGCGCCCGGGACGTCGACCACCTCGACATTGATCCGCGCGGTGACCTCGCGCGCGCGGTCGCCGGAGGCGTCGGCGACGCTGACCTTGATCGTCGAGGTGCCGGTCCCCGTCGGCGTGAAGGAGACCGCGGACCCGTCGACCTCGAGCCCGGTCAGCCGGCCGGACCCCTCGACCTGCGGGTTGCTGGCCTCGATCGGCTCGCCCGGGAACGGGTTGACGGCGTAGTCGGCGATGTCGACCGACATCGACCGGTCCTTGGTGGCGGTCACGCTGATGACCGGGACCTGCAGCAGGGGACGGTCGCTGCCGACCACCCGCGCCGTCACGACGCCCTCGTCCTGTCCGTCGTGCCCGTCGTCGGCCACGACGTGGACCCGCAGGGTGTCGCCGTCCTTCGCGCCCCCGCCGGCCTTGACCGACAGGATGCTGCCGTCCGAGGCGACGCTGGCGCTCAGGCCCGGGTCGGCGGCCTTCACCGACCAGGTCATGGTCGCGAGGTCGTCCTCGTTGGCGTCGCGGGTGAGCCCGGCCAGGTCGACCTCGGCGGCGTCGCCGTCGACGGTGACGTCGACGGCGGCGTCGCGCATCACGGGCGCGACGTTCCCGGACGGGCGGACGTCGATCGGGATCGTCAGCAGCGAGGTGAGGGCGGCGTCCTCGGCCGCCGTCCGGCCGTCGGTCACCGCGACGGTGACCGAGGCGGGGCCGACGTGACCGCGGGCCGGGGTGAACGCGAGCGAGGTGGGCTCGCCGTCGACCGGGTTGACGGCGCCGTTGACGGCGGTCGGCATCGAGTCCGGGACGATCCGGGCCTCGCGGCCGGCACGGGTGACGACGAGGTCCTGCAGGTCGAAGACCACCTCCTCGCCCGCGACCGCCTTCACCGGGATCCGCTCCTCGTCGGTGGTGAGCTGCGGCGGCACGTTGTCGGTGCCGGTGACGAAGATGACGCCGAAGGTCCCCGTCGACTCCTCGTCCGCGT harbors:
- a CDS encoding AAA family ATPase is translated as MSLTAEETEWFSQTFAQLVANVEQAIVGKTEVVRLAFVTLLAEGHLLLEDYPGTGKTSLARAIAQTIQGDHHRIQFTPDLLPSDVTGVTIFDQRSQQFEFHQGPIFSNVVLADEINRASPKTQSALLEVMEENQVTVDGVTHQVDQPFMVIATQNPIEQAGTYRLPEAQLDRFLVKTSLGYPDHAHTVEILANAPKGKAAAVLHPIISGDNVLHLIRLAQQVHVEPAVYEYVSSITEGTREASEVVLGTSVRAGLALVRAARAWALSYGRSYVVPDDVKTLAIPVLAHRMVLDPEEDFRGTTTEEVVRRVLERVSVPLEPVGGR
- a CDS encoding Ig-like domain-containing protein, giving the protein MSTFRYYVTDGRVNEEVWAEVRLRIRDDGQNTKPQMMEDREPRLTVARGATSSYYLLADFFDMDGDDLTLTDATARGGEVEFRPDGTITFSDTGAGAKVTEIEYTIEDGFDSFVGKLPVQILGDTAPPELVPDLASGVAGTRVVVQPLTNDRNPEGSDLTLKSVKVVGDDAGTEISKDLDSGTFTFYSARARSYYLEYTAYNSSATRSSLIRLDIESPPKDNRPPVAVRDKAVITPGGTAQVDLLLNDLDPDGDVLVVKRIGRPSIPGVKVSVVDKRLAVVSSATDIVGQQATVEYVVSDGRSSAVGQLVITQRRSTQENRHPVANKDQVTVRAGSVTTIPVLGNDSDPDGGKPRLFQSDLINEQNLDVWVAGDALRLRAPEEPGTYSVIYGVRDTDGLKATAEVSIYVVADSAKNNHPPLPQPIIDRVIAGRPKVISVDLAGADPDGDSVAFRSILTAPSLGRVLDTGVDWIRYEAFEGKTGTDFFQILVQDKYGATGVAEVRVGVVPEETENQPPVALDDNVLVQPNRTISYNVLTNDVDPDDDPLRIAQLNSTKEAKHENGFIELEVGDAPDTGAAATNIGYTIEDAAGARDNAVLKVSASRDAPFYAPIARDDVADLGDIIGRDPGAMVEVPVLDNDLDFDGAKADLRVSGCDAGSQGECQVIGEKTVKIRLKAEDQVVLYRLDDADEESTGTFGVIFVTGTDNVPPQLTTDEERIPVKAVAGEEVVFDLQDLVVTRAGREARIVPDSMPTAVNGAVNPVDGEPTSLAFTPARGHVGPASVTVAVTDGRTAAEDAALTSLLTIPIDVRPSGNVAPVMRDAAVDVTVDGDAAEVDLAGLTRDANEDDLATMTWSVKAADPGLSASVASDGSILSVKAGGGAKDGDTLRVHVVADDGHDGQDEGVVTARVVGSDRPLLQVPVISVTATKDRSMSVDIADYAVNPFPGEPIEASNPQVEGSGRLTGLEVDGSAVSFTPTGTGTSTIKVSVADASGDRAREVTARINVEVVDVPGAPQRPTLSSVEASSAVLSWREPEDNGAPIEEYEVIGDHDFRQSCTATTCRLVGLTPGEAYTFTVRARNSEGWGQESPSSEEIVPNKAPDLMTPPTIVVEPKPTGGKMDRQLTVRWTPPRNEGSPITAYEIKEAGSSRTWQASGSATSMVIPGLSNGTPYAFEIRAVNEVEPRRQFSDASKSATPFGIPMRSGAPPQLTASEADNYTEQPWVRIDWAKWSQSQSNGNDVTSYTITCNGCNRGTYVVDASASSKTFDPSDGIRKGQTFTFTVAATNDAGTSDRSPSVSGRPWTKAGPVRNLRQVGESPSDRTAVLAWDPPADDGGLGIRHYVVQSSTGWSTTVGSAPGGGQRITFPENGRHYVKVWAVTYNGDRSVEGQPTQLGDVDTWGKPGAPRLTDTTSNGYYLVDFPIQSGAENGRPVTGVQVSTDGGANWQTVSGTFQVEVPEGGTQRTIRARTISSATDDRQFSDPVSLTAASKNQDLTVKFECGLRCKLKVEGYGFLRSSQPAQVTISSGIQPNPDTCGSLSRDVTADGNGRLWFYAGGDGCWFTGSGNATVTVRDETRTAPKN